One segment of Platichthys flesus chromosome 15, fPlaFle2.1, whole genome shotgun sequence DNA contains the following:
- the LOC133969290 gene encoding uncharacterized protein LOC133969290 isoform X2, producing MGGRTQRWWILSLILFSLLSLTQPIQVRNEEWELLGPDIAAMQRLRNLPEHMFHERLKDSSQQCDTGERPDRKWKEPKLDSNMNYCGKYSTLEHGVHVARADIDGNPMSLLDGLQDCENVTACIIQRKQDFETFLDGFEEQKIQDRLLSASEISHSYSQKLLVMTDKEKSTEDRVQQEYSLDPHYSVIVSKDCLFNESCCPVADSYTVVQIFGSVSEDGQSVSGLSGSSLAELMFKPSLTGTPVFSLDGSTSTHFQQNFMRFFQIRGIKAVLEINLENHQLYQVMDQPGSVSSYTIPQRPVDHTTQYDHQQIIIMESDPVVRKAATFLYEKHPEVSSVYILDENQRPKLIHGASVPLSEDSRLVLVGHGAKDNSGEMRLSGYGAQDVARVIQRTSRVSDTIKTTSVVACEVGSDKVFIQTLLTELRKSRIETELHLRDAVIQVQHTGQKITQEISPDGVKWRHKDDSKKVVANLDRNGDAVIRNEPGSKGEAVFTDERNFLMDNRQSKSDFSYRDKWPNEPRRFIPQDGDLKMFSDGLYEVEALTWGLFHSDQPLPEKVNFQNLQQIEEHFLIGKKFIDNNNKEKMSWIKDEKELTSILSNCYEIKSGKDVRNIIRHYAKKGENEATYLMINDWILEINPENLYVHPVGKKLDNNQMGNPDRINEVKACVIEQIGKERYNEMNPYIKPKEGYVKYVEGILKGERLLNLGLSTEAWSTTYFTASVISESARNFRTFPLTLMALDMFRSLTEKYHDAGVNFFFDEHPMARGGSWIDPSSRGFSGSATASSKLKTVLEKELHLYNLWFENGNPRVMSRILKVANKYNVIKRNSPERETMLKDSKIFESKVDRVWNQPSGALGGNDDGHVTSQDLKSASELENTFKLESYYSRASASLAEEIHSRLKEKFGETLAGLHLKEGSDRIEKGQFICEMVSKYTDAKPVEFRFELSPESLRHNENVFKGLDIATQDMEGLKPQHPTNKYAEHTGTAVGSLGLLLGMSGAVNAFEQGDIKDGAVAALQTAHGVTGMTMSLIAREALSSETRIARAAAMIMRSPATKGTMIAIPIVGIGFGIYSLEQDIERGGALGAIDGVFDASMVVLDVVGLVQPELEPFIMPITLALSVLRMVSDDIYMGVEHELNSLPKDAGLLDKLVAVFVGAAKGALHFAIQVASVFYNWHYEEIEAGKKLVEQISDYKQYYTVITEHDGATAIDFSSGSSSWNGGGIDFCLADQGQSQFCMNYFVSSDETFGKKCWNIDTQGSNDIILGLGESHELQYKTLQKKVLWFIPAGSVTVVSGYEAVSNSRYGIYKGNRYSNRFFAVDKSEDEKVMELMLTYYYQLYGEPGDDIFFLGPQRSYVEGAGGNDTYIIPVNGGKTIINNYDPSKALDTLHFTANYSHISVSKSGNDVVLMYESDHTVTIQNWFSGELYRHMNMMSGDGVLFEISSTVVSSVRLVARGINKMFQKHGEYVNASQPLLQTVTNIYGSQFDDVLIGNAEKNLLDGGGGGDHLAGGEGGDIYLVKGINHSSVMIENYSKDNETDMVLIEADLKTCRVTVQWDDVVLTASHATTDIKVTLRNWFRSPNDRHLFFITNDMISFSLSAHKDDCAHTSTSCIKSFSIDYSRSTYPLRVNLEESEAYDNVTEVRGSEFSDVIRGNKEHNVFLPGEGNDYLEGKGGEDWYVITPGHGTKSISNFSPDLVMDILFIKDQYQNITCTCYAPNIIISVSGRENVILNSWFESKYHQHLQIKTSDGITAGLSSNISSCDDIKTLMFPITVDYRNQKPEALSQKESERGGEHPECFRYRSRNSKQRLFCGLQGKVMDMAEVHSVKDMLGSAGFDIMVGNRKDNLLDPSTGGALLSGGEGEDTYIIKQGYGDNLVIDNFANDQKLDTVLIDMDFVAGGQVTLDSSSTGDVNVTITTKGEQLKFTLMGYNDSNQTQHLEFQSSDGVVFRLKSLNSTAEVPLFQTEAFKVTLPPSQSDCRFDLGSWKNLSKVHTVQGCPSQSNDIQGNDEDNALIGGWKDDTLAGGQGDDTLIGGNGSDILIGGLGDDTLYGEDGNDTMMGNSGSDVFIPGPGADLIDGGPGRDTVLYRGDHVKGQGVYVNLLTGQGRYADAEGDVLKDVETVIGTIYSDILVSGYESSLLKGSDGNDILVSTGGDYLVGGDGSDIYMLAFQSGSVSIDNCAKDNATDVLFLGSGPPLAFDCQILSDRVILSFFSLNQTAVEISLEGWISDESACGHLVLVSSEFQMSVDELLEECQFKQEERVVLISRRLEHLNHSSYQQLLHVTDLWDINV from the exons ATGGGAGGTCGGACGCAGAGATGGTGGATACTGAGCCTGATCCTTTTCAGCCTCCTCAGCCTCACTCAACCAATCC AGGTGAGAAATGAAGAGTGGGAGCTGCTTGGACCGGACATCGCTGCAATGCAACGTCTGAGGAACCTGCCTGAACACATGTTTCATGAAAGGCTCAAGGATTCTTCACAACAATG CGACACTGGAGAAAGACCGGACAGAAAGTGGAAAGAGCCGAAGTTGGACTCAAACATGAACTACTGTGGAAAGTACTCCACCCTGGAACATGGTGTCCATGTAGCCAG GGCGGATATTGACGGAAACCCAATGAGTTTGCTGGATGGTCTTCAGGACTGTGAGAATGTCACCGCCTGCATCATTCAAAGGAAACAG GACTTTGAAACCTTCTTGGACGGTTTTGAGGAACAGAAGATACAAGATCGGCTGCTCAGTGCATCTGAGATCTCACACAGCTACAGTCAAAAACTTCTGGTCatgacagacaaagagaagtCAACAGAAGACAGAGTCCAACAGGAATACAGCCTGGATCCTCATTACTCAGTGATAGTCAGCAAGGACTGTCTGTTCAATGAGTCCTGTTGCCCTGTAGCAGACAGCTACACTGTAGTGCAAATATTTGGAAGTGTTTCAGAAGATGGACAAAGTGTATCTGGGCTTTCTGGCTCATCTCTTGCAGAGCTGATGTTCAAACCATCACTGACGGGTACTCCAGTGTTCTCCCTTGATGGAAGCACGTCCACACACTTCCAGCAAAACTTCATGCGCTTTTTTCAGATCCGTGGAATCAAAGCAGTCTTAGAAATCAACCTGGAGAATCACCAGCTTTACCAGGTTATGGATCAACCCGGCTCCGTTTCCAGCTACACAATTCCACAACGACCAGTTGATCACACCACACAGTACGACCACCAGCAGATCATCATTATGGAATCTGACCCTGTGGTTAGAAAAGCTGCAACTTTTCTTTATGAGAAGCATCCAGAGGTGAGCTCCGTCTACATTCTTGATGAAAACCAAAGACCCAAACTGATCCATGGGgcctctgtgcctctgtcaGAGGACAGCAGACTGGTGCTGGTCGGTCATGGGGCGAAAGACAATTCAGGAGAGATGAGATTGTCTGGGTACGGAGCCCAAGATGTGGCCAGAGTTATTCAGAGGACCTCCAGAGTCAGTGATACGATCAAAACCACAAGTGTGGTAGCTTGTGAGGTTGGATCCGACAAAGTCTTTATCCAAACCCTGCTGACAGAGCTTCGTAAGAGCCGCATTGAGACAGAGCTGCACCTGAGGGATGCTGTGATCCAGGTTCAGCACACAGGACAGAAAATTACTCAAGAAATCTCTCCAGACGGAGTGAAGTGGCGTCACAAAGACGACAGCAAGAAGGTGGTGGCAAACCTTGATAGAAACGGAGACGCAGTTATTAGAAATGAGCCTGGCAGCAAAGGAGAGGCAGTGTTTACCGATGAAAGGAACTTTCTGATGGACAATCGTCAATCAAAGTCGGATTTCAGCTACAGAGACAAGTGGCCAAATGAGCCGAGGAGATTTATTCCCCAGGATGGAGACTTAAAGATGTTTAGTGATGGCTTATATGAAGTTGAGGCTCTGACTTGGGGATTATTTCATTCTGATCAGCCCCTTCCAGAAAAGGTAAATTTCCAAAACTTGCAACAGATAGAAGAGCATTTTTTAATTGGGAAAAAGTtcatagataataataataaggagaAAATGAGTTGGATAAAGGACGAGAAAGAACTAACGAGCATTCTTTCCAATTGTTATGAGATTAAATCAGGCAAAGATGTAAGAAACATCATCCGTCACTATGCAAAGAAGGGAGAAAATGAGGCCACATACCTGATGATCAATGACTGGATCTTAGAAATTAATCCTGAAAATCTGTACGTTCATCCAGTTGGAAAAAAGCTTGACAACAATCAAATGGGAAATCCGGACAGAATTAATGAAGTTAAGGCTTGTGTTATTGAACAGATCGGCAAAGAAAGATACAACGAAATGAATCCTTATATAAAACCAAAGGAGGGATATGTTAAATATGTGGAAGGTATTTTGAAGGGAGAGCGCCTACTTAACCTCGGTCTTTCCACTGAGGCCTGGTCCACCACATACTTCACAGCCTCAGTTATATCTGAATCTGCTAGAAATTTCCGGACATTTCCTCTGACTCTCATGGCTCTGGATATGTTTCGAAGCCTAACTGAAAAATACCATGACGCTGGAGTGAATTTCTTTTTTGATGAACACCCAATGGCAAGAGGAGGGAGTTGGATTGACCCAAGCAGTCGTGGATTCAGTGGCTCAGCAACAGCGAGTTCAAAACTAAAGACAGTCCTAGAAAAAGAGCTCCATCTGTACAACTTGTGGTTTGAGAATGGCAACCCAAGGGTTATGTCTCGGATATTGAAGGTTGCGAATAAATACAACGTGATTAAACGAAATTCACCTGAACGAGAAACCATGTTAAAAGATTCAAAAATTTTTGAATCAAAAGTAGACAGAGTTTGGAATCAACCATCTGGGGCCTTAGGAGGAAACGATGACGGCCACGTAACATCACAAGACTTAAAATCTGCCTCAGAGTTGGAAAACACCTTTAAACTGGAATCATATTATTCAAGGGCATCTGCATCATTAGCTGAAGAAATCCACAGCCGGCTGAAGGAGAAATTTGGTGAAACTCTGGCGGGACTGCATCTCAAGGAAGGTAGTGACCGAATAGAAAAGGGACAGTTCATATGTGAGATGGTGTCGAAGTATACTGATGCCAAACCTGTTGAATTCAGATTTGAGTTATCTCCAGAGAGTCTACGCCACAATGAGAATGTGTTCAAGGGCCTTGACATAGCAACTCAGGACATGGAGGGTCTCAAACCCCAACACCCAACCAACAAGTATGCAGAGCACACTGGAACGGCTGTCGGCTCACTCGGCCTCCTGCTTGGCATGAGTGGAGCTGTTAATGCTTTTGAACAGGGTGACATTAAAGATGGTGCAGTGGCAGCTTTGCAAACAGCTCATGGAGTCACAGGTATGACGATGTCTCTAATTGCGAGAGAAGCTCTGTCTTCAGAGACAAGAATCGCCAGAGCTGCAGCAATGATCATGAGAAGTCCTGCAACGAAGGGCACCATGATAGCTATACCAATAGTTGGGATTGGATTTGGGATATACAGTCTTGAACAAGAtatagagagggggggtgcACTGGGGGCAATTGACGGTGTCTTCGATGCTAGTATGGTTGTTTTGGATGTTGTTGGACTTGTTCAGCCTGAACTGGAACCTTTTATCATGCCTATAACTCTGGCTTTATCAGTGCTTCGGATGGTCTCTGATGATATTTATATGGGTGTAGAGCATGAACTCAACAGTCTCCCCAAGGACGCTGGACTTCTGGATAAACTGGTGGCTGTTTTTGTTGGTGCTGCAAAGGGTGCTCTCCATTTTGCAATTCAAGTGGCTAGTGTGTTTTACAATTGGCATTATGAGGAAATTGAGGCGGGTAAAAAACTTGTTGAGCAGATATCAGACTATAAACAATATTACACAGTTATAACGGAACACGATGGAGCAACTGCCATTGATTTTAGCAGCGGCAGCTCCTCCTGGAATGGAGGAGGCATTGACTTCTGTCTGGCTGATCAGGGTCAGTCTCAGTTCTGCATGAACTATTTTGTATCTAGTGATGAGACTTTTGGGAAAAAGTGTTGGAACATTGACACACAAGGAAGCAATGATATCATTCTTGGCCTGGGAGAGTCACACGAATTACAGTATAAGACACTACAAAAGAAAGTACTCTGGTTCATACCAGCTGGCTCTGTGACAGTGGTTTCTGGTTATGAAGCGGTGTCAAATTCAAGATATGGGATATACAAAGGAAACAGATATTCAAATCGCTTTTTTGCAGTTGACAAATCAGAGGATGAGAaagtgatggagctgatgttgaCTTACTATTACCAGCTCTATGGGGAACCAGGTGATGACATATTCTTCCTCGGTCCACAGAGAAGTTACGTTGAAGGCGCTGGTGGAAACGACACATACATCATTCCTGTCAACGGCGGTAAAACAATCATTAACAACTACGATCCATCTAAAGCTCTGGACACTCTTCACTTCACTGCTAACTACAGTCACATTTCTGTGTCTAAATCTGGGAACGACGTTGTGTTGATGTATGAGAGCGACCACACTGTGACCATTCAGAACTGGTTTTCAGGAGAGCTGTATCGTCAcatgaacatgatgtcaggagaCGGAGTCTTATTCGAGATTTCCTCCACTGTGGTTTCTTCTGTTCGGCTGGTGGCCAGAGGAATTAACAAGATGTTTCAGAAACATGGTGAATATGTGAACGCATCACAGCCACTTTTACAGACAGTTACAAACATCTACGGCTCTCAGTTTGATGATGTGCTCATTGGAAATGCAGAGAAGAATCTcttggatggaggaggaggtggagatcaTCTGGCtggtggtgaaggaggagacaTCTACTTGGTGAAAGGTATAAATCATTCTTCAGTGATGATTGAAAATTACTCCAAAGACAATGAAACAGACATGGTCTTAATAGAAGCAGATCTAAAGACTTGTAGAGTCACAGTACAATGGGATGATGTTGTTCTGACAGCTTCACATGCGACTACAGACATTAAAGTGACTTTAAGGAACTGGTTCCGATCACCCAACGACAGACACTTGTTCTTCATCACCAACGACATgatctctttctcactctcagCTCACAAGGATGACTGTGCTCACACATCCACCAGCTGCATAAAAAGCTTCAGTATTGATTACAGCAGGTCCACGTATCCTCTGCGGGTGAACCTTGAGGAGTCTGAGGCGTATGACAATGTGACAGAGGTCCGTGGGTCAGAATTTTCTGATGTGATCAGAGGGAACAAAGAGCACAACGTATTCCTCCCAGGAGAAGGTAATGATTACCTTGAGGGTAAAGGAGGTGAGGACTGGTACGTTATCACACCAGGCCATGGAACTAAATCCATCAGCAACTTCTCACCAGATCTAGTCATGGACATTCTCTTCATTAAAGACCAATATCAGAATATAACTTGCACTTGTTATGCACCCAACATCATCATCTCTGTGTCTGGAagagaaaatgttattttaaactCCTGGTTTGAATCAAAGTATCATCAGCACCTGCAGATCAAGACCAGCGATGGAATAACAGCTGGACTGAGTTCGAACATCAGCAGCTGTGACGACATTAAGACTTTAATGTTCCCAATCACTGTTGattacagaaaccagaaaccTGAAGCACTTTCCCAGAAAGAGTCAGAAAGGGGAGGAGAACATCCAGAGTGTTTCAGATATAGAAGTAGGAATTCAAAGCAGAGGCTCTTCTGTGGCCTCCAAGGCAAAGTGATGGATATGGCTGAAGTTCACTCAGTGAAAGACATGCTTGGCTCGGCGGGTTTCGACATCATGGTTGGGAACAGGAAGGACAATTTGCTTGATCCTTCCACTGGAGGTGCACTGCTGTctggaggtgaaggagaagacaCTTACATCATCAAACAGGGATACGGAGACAACTTAGTGATCGATAACTTTGCAAACGACCAGAAATTAGACACCGTGTTGATTGACATGGATTTTGTCGCTGGGGGCCAAGTTACCCTGGACTCATCATCAACAGGAGATGTGAATGTGACAATCACAACAAAAGGGGAACAATTAAAATTCACACTGATGGGCTACAACGACAGTAACCAAACCCAGCACCTGGAGTTTCAGAGCTCTGACGGCGTCGTTTTTCGATTGAAATCACTGAACTCAACTGCAGAGGTTCCTTTATTCCAGACTGAGGCTTTCAAAGTGACTCTGCCACCGTCGCAGTCCGACTGTCGCTTCGACCTCGGCTCTTGGAAAAATCTGTCAAAGGTCCACACAGTGCAAGGTTGCCCCTCCCAGTCCAATGACATCCAAGGTAACGATGAAGACAACGCGCTTATTGGTGGGTGGAAGGACGACACCTTGGCAGGAGGTCAAGGAGATGACACACTGATAGGAGGAAATGGAAGCGATATCCTGATTGGTGGGTTAGGAGACGACACTCTGTATGGCGAGGATGGAAACGACACAATGATGGGAAACTCTGGCAGCGACGTCTTCATTCCTGGACCTGGAGCAGATCTAATAGACGGAGGTCCTGGCAGAGACACAGTTCTGTACCGGGGGGATCATGTAAAGGGTCAAGGAGTCTACGTCAACCTGCTCACTGGACAAGGTCGCTACGCTGATGCCGAAGGGGACGTACTGAAGGACGTGGAGACTGTGATTGGCACCATCTACTCTGACATCTTGGTGTCTGGCTACGAAAGTTCCCTTCTCAAAGGTTCGGATGGCAACGACATCTTGGTGTCCACTGGTGGAGATTACCTGGTCGGAGGGGATGGAAGCGACATTTACATGTTGGCTTTCCAGAGCGGCTCAGTCAGCATCGACAACTGTGCAAAGGACAACGCCACAGATGTTTTGTTCTTAGGATCAGGGCCACCGCTGGCGTTCGACTGCCAAATCCTCTCTGACAGAGTcatcctgtctttcttttcattaaaCCAAACAGCAGTTGAGATTTCACTGGAAGGCTGGATCAGTGATGAAAGCGCCTGTGGTCACCTGGTGCTGGTTTCCTCAGAGTTCCAGATGTCAGTGGACGAGCTGTTAGAGGAGTGTCAGTTCAAACAGGAGGAGCGAGTTGTACTCATCAGTCGTCGGTTGGAGCATCTCAACCACTCTAGCTATCAGCAACTTCTTCATGTTACAGATTTGTGGGACATAAACGTCTGA